CGGGCGGGCGTTCGCGGGGGGCGTCCTCCTGCAACAGCGCCGCCCACCAGGCGCGCACGTGCGCCCCGCCGTCGCCGGCGCCGGCGACGCGGCGGGCTTCGGCGAGGCGTTGCAGGGCGTGCTCGCGGAAGTCGCTGCGGGCGTCGGCGTCCCCCTCCGGGTCGGGTGCCTCGGGGCCGCCGTTCTCCCTCGGGGCGTGCACGGCGCTCCAGGCGGCGTCGACCAGCGTGCCGCCCCACGCGAGCAGGTCGGCGTCGGGGTCGGGCTCGAGGGCGTCGCTCCAGGCGCGCCAGCGCTCCCCGTCGCCGCGGGCGTCGGCGAGGCGGGCGATCGCGTCGCGGCCGGCGACGCCGGCGGCGAGGGCGGCGGCCCCGAGCGGCCGTAGGTCGGGCACCCCCAACAACCGTCCGGGGGTGGGGGCGTCCCCGAGCTCCAGCAGGTCGAGGAGGCGGCGCCCCTCGGGCGTGTCGGCGAGACCGCGGGGGGTTTCGTCCATCAGGCCGACCCCCGCCTCGCGGGCGAGGGTCCCCACCGCACGGGCCCGGCCGGGGGGCGCCACGATCGCCAGGTCGAGGGGATCCGCGCCGTCGGCGAGGGTCGCCTTGACGTCGCGCAGGACCCAGCGGGCCTCCGCGACGGGGTTGGCGAAGCGGTGCCGGTGGACGCGGACGTCGTCGCGGTCCGGGAGTTCTGCGTCGGGGGTCCGTCCGGGGGGCGGCGTGACGACGGCGAGGCGGACGGGAGCGTGGCGGGCGAGGGCGTCGGCGAGGCGGAGTTCGGCGGGGGCGACCTCGTCGACGCCGTCGAGCAGGACCCGGTCGGGCAGCAGGGCCGCGGTGGCGGGCGCGAGGTCCCCCTCGAGGACGCGCGCCGCTTCGCGGCGGAAGTCGTCGTAGTCCCAGGCGTCGCCCTTGAGCGCCTCGTAGCGGTGGTGGACGCGGCGGAGGCGGGCGGTCTCCGGGTCGTCGCCGGGCAGGCGGCCCGGGGCGAGGCCGTAGGCCTTGGCTTCGGCGATGGCGCGCGCGAACAGGCGCGCCTCCCCGGGGGTCGGGGGGTCGTCGCGGTCCTCGAGGAGCGCCGCGCCGACGGTCGCGAGGCGTCCGCTGCCGGTCAGGAGGGGCCGCAGGGCGCGGGCGTCGCTGAGGATGCGGTAGGCGAGCTGTTGCCAGGTGAGGACCTCGACGCCCAACACCGGCCCGTCGCGCACGAGGGCGCGCACGACGTGCGCGCGTTGGTCGCCGCGTCCGACCCACCAGACGCGCTCGCCGGCCGTCGCGGCGGCGCGCGCGTCCGCCGTCAGGAGGTGGGTCTTGCCCGCCCCCGGGGGGCCGACGAGGAGCTCGAGGGTCACGGGGGGAGGATACCGAGGGGGCCCGGCCGCGGCGGGGGGACGAGCGCGGTTCGGAGCGTCGCGGGGTGTGGCGGAGGTGTGCGCCGGCCCCCCGGCCCCCGCACGTCGCCATGGACGTGACGTCGTTCTGACGGTGGGCGAGCACGCTACCTTGGGTGCCGCTGGGCGCCCCATCCCAAGGAGGTCGGTCATGGTTCGTTTGCTCGTGCGTCACCCGGTGCAGGACTTCGCCGCCTGGAAGGCGGGCTACCTCTCCCCCGACATGAAGGGCATCCGCGATCGGTTGGGCGTCCGTCACGACGCGTTCTACACGACCGTGGAGGACGTGAACGACGTTCTGGTCATCCACGACTTCGATTCCGCCGACGCCGCGCAGGCGTTCCTCGCGGACGGGGAGCTGCAAGCGGCCCTCGGGACGCTCGGCGTGGCGGGCGAACCCAAGATCCAACTGTTCGACCACCCCTGACCGGGGGGCCGACCCCACCGACGGCGCGCGGCGACGAAACCGGGGTCGGTGCCGTTCGGTCCCTGCATGCGGTGGGCGCGCCGCCGGCCCCCCACGCGGGCGAGTGCGGCCTCGCGAGTCCACCCGGAGGGGTGGCCTCGCGAGGCCGCGAACGTCGTGGTGCCTGCGGCGCGCGCGGATCCGTTTAGTTGCAGGTGTCCCCTGCGGTCCACTGGGGATGACGACCGGTTTTCCGTGCGAATCCGGCATTGGTAGCAAAGTCCGTGGGGGTTACGTCCGCACCCTGCGAGTATTGGTCGTCCGCATTGATGTCGTCCACGCACCATTCACTGAGGTTCTGATCGAACGCAGCGGCACCTTTGAACATCCTCTCCATGCCGTTCTCTCGGCTGCCGTCCGTATCCGCCCATAGGCGCACGGAGGACGTATCCCAGGAGCCGATGTCTCGGTCGAAGTCCGTCGCTGACAGGAACATGGCCTCCATGTCATCGACGAGACCCGTGTCCCACGAGCCGATATCTTGGTTGAATGGCGTTTTCCTGAACATGAACGACATGTCCGTCACGCTGCTCGTCACCCACTCGCCGATCGGTTGGTCGAACGCCGAAGCGCCGTTGAACATCTCGTTCATGGTGGTCACGCGACTCGTGTCCCAATCCCCGATCGGCTGGTCGAAGGCAGCCGCGTTCTCGAACATGTCTTCCATATTCGTCACGCGACTCGTGTCCCAATCCCCGATCGGCTGATCGAAGGCATCCGCGCCCTCGAACATCTCCTCCATGGTCGTCACGTTCGCCGTATCCCACCCCCCGATGGGTTGGTTGAACGAAACCGCGTCCTCGAACATATCCTCCATCGTCGTCACGCGACTCGTGTCCCAATCCCCGATCGGCTGGTCGAAGGCAGCCGCGTTCTCGAACATGTCTTCCATATTCGTCACGCGACTCGTGTCCCACTCGCCGATCGGCTGGTCGAAGGCAGCCGCACCGTCGAACATGTTGCTCATGTCGGTCACGTGGCTCACGTCCCAATCGCCGATCGGTTGGTCGAAGGCAGTCGCGTTCTGGAACATGTCGTCGGTGATGCTCACGCGGCCTACGTCCCAAGCTCCGATCGGTTGGTTGAAGGCGGACGCGCCCTCGAACATGTTCTCCATCGTGACGACGTTCGCCGTGTCCCAGGTGCGGAGGTCTTCATCGAAGGAGGCTTCGTCCTGGAAGAGGTAACTCATGTCGGTGACGCCGCTCGTGCACGTCGTCGGGAGGAGGTCCCAGCCCGTGGCGCCGTCGCCGTCGACGATGAGTTCGTCGATCGTGGACACCGTCGTGTCGGTGCCGCTAAGGCTCCGCTTGGTGTACGCCTGACGCCCCACGGTGCCCGTCTCTCCGACGTTGGCGGCCGGGCACTTAACCGTGACGCCGTTCGGAGCGCGGTAGAAATCGTCGCCGTTCGGCGTGAGGGTGAGACGTGCGGTGGCGGCGAGGGGGACGCCGTCGACGGTGGCGGTGACGTCGAGCGTGACCGGGTTGAGGCCCGCCGTGTAGGTCGCGGTGTAGCGCCCGTCACCTTGGTGCGTGGCAGGGGTGATGCGTTCGCTGGGGATGTTCGGGAACTCGACGGGGGCCGTGGCGTCGAGGGCGTCGCCCTCGGCGTTTGCGAGCTGAACGGTGATGTGTGCGGTCGATGCACCGTCGGCCGGGATCGCGGAAGGCTCGACCGCGATCGTCCCTTTCGTGGGGTCGATGGAGCTCGGGGCCTCCGTGGTCGTGAGGGTCATCGTGTCGGTGGCGCTGGGATCGAGGGCGCTCGTGACCGTGATGCGGGTGCGGCCTTCGCCGCGAGCGGTCACGACGCCCGCCGCGTCGACCGTCGCGATGCCCTCGTCGGCACTCGTCCAGGTGAGGGTCGTGTCGGGCGCTCCGGTCGTGACGAGGGTCGTGTCGAGTTCGAGGGTTTCGCCCACGGCCACGGTCGCTTCGTCGGGCTTCACATCGAGGGCGTGCACCGCCACCTCGTTCGCACCGACGAGCTCCACGGGAAGGACGAGCGTGGCCTCGGCGTCCTCGTCGATCGTCGTGCGTATCCCATTGCGCTCGTCCCGGGATTGCGTTCCGGTGTCGGCACTCGACGGTGCGCGTTCTCCGGTGAGATGGAGAACCGTCGTGCCGACGTCGACACCCTCGGGCACAACAACGCTCACGCGGAACGTGGCGTCGTCGTCCACCGTGGTGGCACCCAACGGGACGTGGGCATCCCCGAGGAACAGCCCGACGAGAGTGCCGGGCTGGAAGCCGGCTCCCGTCACGTCCAGTCGGCCCGCCGCCTGCGCGCGCAACGTCACGTCCGCCGCCACGACGGGCAGCCGGTCCCCCGTGCCCGCTTCGGCGTGCACACGGGTCGAGATGGTCTCGGCCGCGACCTCGAGTCCGCCGGCGTCCACGATGGGCGTGACGCCAGTTACCTCCCCCGCGAGGCGGGCCGCGGCGGTGCCGTGCCCCTCGAGCGGCAGCTCGTCCGAAACCGGGAGTGTGCGTGTGACGGCGATGGTGGCGGTCCGCCGGACGTCCTCGAACGTGGTGCTTTGCGCCGTAACGGTAGCGGTGCCCGGCGCGACGGCCGTCACCACGTTGTCCTCGACGCGCACCACGGAGGCGTCGCTACCGGACCAAGCGAGATCAGGATCGAGGAGGGACGTATCGTCGCTCCCTCCGATGGCGTACAGCGGCTCTAGCGTCAGGCGACTGCCGGGCACGAGCATGTGGACGTCGCCCTGCGCAAAGCGGATCTCCGCCAAGCGCCCATCGGATGGGGGGGCGTCCGAGGTGTCCGCGTTGCAGGCGGCGACGGAAATCAGGGCGGCGACGACCAGAAGGGCCCAGGTGACGGCGCGGTGGAGCATGGGAGTGGCCTTTCGGGAGTGACGTAGGGTTCGACGAACTACGAGCATCGCAAGCGTAACGGTTCTGCATCAGCGAATGCAAAGGGCGGGCGGATGCCCCTACGGCGCTCCGGGGTCGAACCCCGGTCGTCGGGCGGGGCCCCGTACGCTCCGGGCGCCCCTCTTCGGCCGCGAGCGATGGGTCTTTGTTGCGTTTAGAACGACGTATCTAGCTAGGCATGGGCCCGCAGACCCAGCGAGCGTCACGCTTCGCGTCCACGTCGCCACGCGAACCAATGGCTTCAGATCGCCCCCGCACGGCGGTCGGCGCGATGCGCGCTGCACCGTAAATCATGTAACGTTTCGGTCGATGCGATGCGTGTCGGGTTCGGCGCTCCGGCACCGCTCCAGCGCCCGTCATGCGCCGCGAACGGGGGTCGGGTGGATCGCCCGCCCCCGCCGACCCCTCACCCCACGAGCAGCGCCCCCCCGAGCGCGTCGGGGTCGGTGAGGGGGAGGCGACAGGCGAAGCCCTCGCACACCCAGGCGGCCGCGCGGCCCTCCACGGTGGTGCGGCCCTCGACGAGCGGGCCGGCATCCGGCGCGGGCGCGCGCTGGACGACCCACCCGTCGAGCGGCTGGGCGGCCACCGCGGCCCAGAGGTCGGCGCCGCCGACCTCGTCCGGCCCGGTGACGGCCACCTCGCGCGGCGGAGCGCGCATGACGTCGAGCAGGTAGAGGGCGCTCGCGAGCGCCTGGGGGTGCTTCGCGGCGCCCTCGGCGAGGGGGGCGGCGACGCCCCGCGCCCACGCTTCGGCGTCGGCGTCGCCCGTCCGGCGCGCGACGCGCCACACGAGCTCCGCGGCGGCGAGGGTATCGGAGGGTTGCGGGCCGTCAACGACGCTGCGCGGCGCGACGCGCAGCGGCCCGTTCGCGTCGCCGTCGCGCGCGACCGTCGTCGGGTGGCCGTCGTCGTCCACGAACGCCGCGCGGATCCGTGCGGCGTGCACGTCGGCGGCGGCGAGCCAGCGGGGGTCGCCGTCGGCGTGGTGGAGCTCGAGCAGTCCGAGCCCGAACGAGGCGTGATCCTCGAGGAGGGCGGGGAGGCCGACGCGACCGCGGTGGGCGCGCCGCCTCCAGGTGCCGTCCTCGCGCGGGAAGGTCGCGAGCGCGGCGTCCGCCGCGCCGCGCGCGAGGTCCACCCAACGCGGCTCGCTCAGCAGCCGGCCGGCCCGCGCGAGGCCCTGGATCGCCAGGCCCTGGAGGCTGAGGAGGACCTTGTCGTCGCGCGCGGGGCGGGGGCGCCGGGCCCGGACGCCGTGAAGGAGCATGCGGAGCGCCGCGAGGCGGGCGTCCGCGTCGGCCTCGCTCGTCCCGAAGCGCGCCGCGAGGGTGGCGGCGTCCGCCGCCTCGCGCAGGACGTGGGCCCCTTCGAACGCCCCCGCGCCCTCCACCCCGAAGGCGGCGCGCGCGAAGGGGATCTCGGCCTCGCCGTACGCCTCGGCGACGGCGGCGTCGAAGGCCTGGGCGGTCCAGGCGTAGAACGCCCCCTCGCGGTGCTGGCCGTCCTCGTCCTCGCTGTCGGCGTCGAGGGCGGTGGCGAAGGCGCCGTCCTCGAGCCGCATCTCCGCCTCGAGCCAAGCGGCGATCGCGCCGGCGGCGTGCGCGTGCCCGACCTCGCCCGTCCGCAGGTGGGCTTCGGCGAAGCGGGGCAGCAGTTGGGCGTTGTCGTAGAGCATCTTCTCGAAGTGCGGGACCGCCCAGGCGGCGTCGGTGGCGTACCGGGCGACGCCGCCCGCGAGGGGGTCGGCGATGCCGCCGGTCCGGAGGGCGTCGAGGGTGCGGTCGGCCAACGCCCGCGCGTCGGACTCGGGGCGGGTGGCCAGCCAGCGCAGGGCGGCGTGCGGCGGGAACTTCGGGGCGTCCCCGAACCCCCCGTGCCGGGCGTCCTCCTGCGCCGCGAGGGCGGCGAGGGCGTCGGCGGCGACGTCGGGGAGGGCCGCCTCGCGGGGGGCGGGGTCGACGCGGGGGGTGGGCGCCGCCATGCCCCGCCGCACGTGGTCCTCGAGGGTGGCGGCGTCCTGCAGGAGCGCCTCGCGGCGGTCGGTCCAGGCCTCGTGGATGGCGCCCAGGACGCGGCGGAAGGAGGGGATGCCGGGGCGTTCGGTGGCGGGGAAGTAGGTCCCGGCGAAGAACGGACGTCCGTCGAGGTCGGTGAC
Above is a window of Trueperaceae bacterium DNA encoding:
- a CDS encoding thioredoxin domain-containing protein; this translates as MNALADAASPYLLQHADDPVDWRPWGADAFAEARRRDVPVLVSIGYATCHWCHVMQRESFRDPDLAAYLDARFVAIKIDREEHPDVDAVFMAALQAMRGHGGWPLTAVTDLDGRPFFAGTYFPATERPGIPSFRRVLGAIHEAWTDRREALLQDAATLEDHVRRGMAAPTPRVDPAPREAALPDVAADALAALAAQEDARHGGFGDAPKFPPHAALRWLATRPESDARALADRTLDALRTGGIADPLAGGVARYATDAAWAVPHFEKMLYDNAQLLPRFAEAHLRTGEVGHAHAAGAIAAWLEAEMRLEDGAFATALDADSEDEDGQHREGAFYAWTAQAFDAAVAEAYGEAEIPFARAAFGVEGAGAFEGAHVLREAADAATLAARFGTSEADADARLAALRMLLHGVRARRPRPARDDKVLLSLQGLAIQGLARAGRLLSEPRWVDLARGAADAALATFPREDGTWRRRAHRGRVGLPALLEDHASFGLGLLELHHADGDPRWLAAADVHAARIRAAFVDDDGHPTTVARDGDANGPLRVAPRSVVDGPQPSDTLAAAELVWRVARRTGDADAEAWARGVAAPLAEGAAKHPQALASALYLLDVMRAPPREVAVTGPDEVGGADLWAAVAAQPLDGWVVQRAPAPDAGPLVEGRTTVEGRAAAWVCEGFACRLPLTDPDALGGALLVG
- a CDS encoding BspA family leucine-rich repeat surface protein, which produces MAEIRFAQGDVHMLVPGSRLTLEPLYAIGGSDDTSLLDPDLAWSGSDASVVRVEDNVVTAVAPGTATVTAQSTTFEDVRRTATIAVTRTLPVSDELPLEGHGTAAARLAGEVTGVTPIVDAGGLEVAAETISTRVHAEAGTGDRLPVVAADVTLRAQAAGRLDVTGAGFQPGTLVGLFLGDAHVPLGATTVDDDATFRVSVVVPEGVDVGTTVLHLTGERAPSSADTGTQSRDERNGIRTTIDEDAEATLVLPVELVGANEVAVHALDVKPDEATVAVGETLELDTTLVTTGAPDTTLTWTSADEGIATVDAAGVVTARGEGRTRITVTSALDPSATDTMTLTTTEAPSSIDPTKGTIAVEPSAIPADGASTAHITVQLANAEGDALDATAPVEFPNIPSERITPATHQGDGRYTATYTAGLNPVTLDVTATVDGVPLAATARLTLTPNGDDFYRAPNGVTVKCPAANVGETGTVGRQAYTKRSLSGTDTTVSTIDELIVDGDGATGWDLLPTTCTSGVTDMSYLFQDEASFDEDLRTWDTANVVTMENMFEGASAFNQPIGAWDVGRVSITDDMFQNATAFDQPIGDWDVSHVTDMSNMFDGAAAFDQPIGEWDTSRVTNMEDMFENAAAFDQPIGDWDTSRVTTMEDMFEDAVSFNQPIGGWDTANVTTMEEMFEGADAFDQPIGDWDTSRVTNMEDMFENAAAFDQPIGDWDTSRVTTMNEMFNGASAFDQPIGEWVTSSVTDMSFMFRKTPFNQDIGSWDTGLVDDMEAMFLSATDFDRDIGSWDTSSVRLWADTDGSRENGMERMFKGAAAFDQNLSEWCVDDINADDQYSQGADVTPTDFATNAGFARKTGRHPQWTAGDTCN